One stretch of Brevibacillus laterosporus DNA includes these proteins:
- a CDS encoding ABC transporter ATP-binding protein: MLRRFFSYYRPYKGLFILDFTCAIIAGLLELVFPLAVNQFVDKLLPGQDWSLIVGACIALLSIYVLNTALNYVVTYWGHMLGINIETDMRKKLFDHIQKLSFRFFDNNKTGHLMSRMSNDLMEIGEIAHHGPEDLFIAVMTLCGALGVMLYINWQLALLTFLVIPFLIWLTVFFNKKMTVAFRTMFTDIADFNARVENNIGGIRVVQAFGNEEYEKSQFAVNNGRFRLTKLLSYKIMAMNMSISYLLMRLVTLFVLICGTWFVIKGQLTAGEFVGFVLLTNILFKPIEKINAVIELYPKGIAGFRRYVELLDTEPDVADSPNAIAVDHLKGNIEYHDVTFGYQNKDNILNKINLTICAGETVAFVGPSGAGKTTLCSLLPRFYDVNAGSITIDGMDIRDMKLESLRKQIGIVQQDVFLFAGTLRENIMYGKLNASDQEVWDAARHAKLEEFIHSQKDGLETIVGERGVKLSGGQKQRLAIARMFLKNPTILILDEATSALDTETELAIQQSLEKLSEGRTTLVIAHRLATIKNADRIVVVTKDGITEQGNHQELIAAKGVYSRLHEAQFSTLVK; the protein is encoded by the coding sequence GTGTTACGTCGGTTTTTTTCCTATTACCGCCCTTATAAAGGTTTATTCATTTTAGATTTTACATGCGCTATTATTGCGGGCCTGTTAGAACTAGTTTTTCCGTTAGCAGTAAATCAGTTTGTCGATAAACTGCTGCCGGGACAGGATTGGTCGTTAATTGTTGGGGCTTGTATTGCTTTGTTGAGCATTTATGTTCTGAACACAGCTCTAAATTATGTTGTTACCTATTGGGGGCACATGCTTGGTATTAATATTGAAACGGATATGCGTAAAAAACTATTTGATCATATCCAGAAGCTGTCGTTCCGCTTCTTTGACAATAATAAGACAGGACATTTAATGTCGCGCATGTCCAATGATCTAATGGAAATTGGCGAGATTGCTCACCATGGGCCAGAGGATTTGTTTATTGCCGTAATGACACTATGCGGCGCATTAGGTGTAATGCTATATATTAATTGGCAGTTAGCATTGCTTACGTTTTTAGTTATTCCTTTTCTTATTTGGCTAACCGTTTTCTTTAACAAAAAAATGACGGTTGCCTTTCGAACAATGTTTACCGATATCGCTGACTTTAACGCTAGAGTGGAGAATAACATTGGTGGTATTCGTGTGGTACAAGCATTTGGTAATGAAGAGTATGAGAAATCACAATTTGCAGTAAATAACGGACGTTTTCGTTTGACCAAATTACTTTCCTACAAAATTATGGCTATGAACATGTCCATCAGTTACCTACTCATGCGTCTTGTGACATTGTTTGTATTGATCTGTGGAACTTGGTTCGTGATTAAAGGCCAACTGACAGCGGGTGAGTTTGTCGGTTTTGTATTGCTAACGAACATCTTGTTTAAGCCTATTGAAAAAATCAATGCAGTTATTGAACTTTATCCAAAGGGGATTGCCGGATTCAGACGCTATGTAGAACTTTTAGATACGGAACCAGACGTGGCTGATTCACCAAATGCAATTGCTGTTGATCATCTAAAAGGAAACATTGAATACCATGATGTTACTTTTGGCTATCAAAACAAGGATAACATACTAAACAAAATTAATTTAACGATTTGTGCAGGTGAAACAGTAGCATTTGTCGGTCCATCTGGTGCTGGGAAAACAACATTGTGTAGCCTATTGCCACGTTTTTATGATGTGAATGCGGGTAGTATTACAATTGATGGAATGGATATTCGGGATATGAAATTAGAATCCTTACGTAAACAAATTGGGATTGTCCAGCAGGATGTTTTCTTGTTCGCAGGCACACTTCGTGAGAATATCATGTACGGAAAATTGAATGCCAGCGATCAAGAAGTATGGGATGCAGCCCGACACGCTAAACTGGAAGAATTTATTCACTCTCAAAAGGATGGATTGGAAACAATTGTTGGTGAGAGAGGTGTTAAGCTGTCAGGTGGGCAAAAACAGCGTCTTGCAATTGCTCGTATGTTCTTAAAGAACCCGACCATCCTCATTTTGGACGAGGCAACGTCTGCGTTGGATACAGAGACGGAATTGGCTATCCAGCAATCGCTTGAAAAGCTATCTGAGGGAAGAACTACACTTGTAATCGCTCACCGTTTAGCTACGATTAAAAATGCTGATCGCATAGTGGTTGTAACAAAAGACGGGATTACGGAGCAAGGAAATCATCAGGAGCTTATCGCTGCAAAAGGAGTCTATAGCAGACTGCATGAGGCGCAATTTTCAACACTAGTGAAATAA
- the metE gene encoding 5-methyltetrahydropteroyltriglutamate--homocysteine S-methyltransferase gives MSKGRSSNLGYPRIGENREWKKGLEAFWAGIIEEEEFLAQMKKGRLHHLQKQREMGIDLIPVNDFTMYDHMLDMAVMFGYVPKRYDYAGGVVPLSTYFAMARGNQNAVACEMTKWFNTNYHYIVPEFQDIKPILTENKPLLAYREAKEKLGIKGKPVMVGPYTFIKLSKGFDPLQIPAIILQLIPLYVQVLTELAQEGVEWVQMDEPILVTSLSEDDMKTVSYIYEQLHEAVPQLQIMLQTYFGSVTLYKEVIKLPVGGIGLDFVHDAGRNLEHISTIGFPQDKVLGAGLIDGRNIWRADLAHKTNLLSKITGHVDASHVWIQPSSSLLHVPISVKQETQLDTLVKDSLAFADEKLIEIKHVTDWLQNGAESIKEVLAENQTIIERVATSGARNRPHVHEAVASLKSDQIGRISNYEQRRQKQQNVWHLPILPTTTIGSFPQTTEVRQARNRWRKGEWSNEQYDQFIQAEIREWIEIQEKVGLDVLVHGEFERTDMVEFFGEKLGGFAFTKNGWVQSYGSRCVKPPVIYGDVEFIEAMTVKESVYAQSLTTRPVKGMITGPVTILNWSFVRDDITRQQVTYQIALALQKEVEALEANGITMIQVDEPALREGLPLKKTEWEAYLGWAVKAFRLTTASVKDTTQIHTHMCYCEFHDFIDSISDLDADVISIETSRSHGELIHSFHHHSYNKGIGLGVYDIHSPRVPAVQEMVKMIENALLVLESRQFWINPDCGLKTRGHKETIASLENMVTATRMVRNNVTATP, from the coding sequence ATGAGCAAAGGAAGAAGTAGCAATTTAGGATATCCACGCATTGGTGAGAATCGTGAATGGAAAAAGGGACTAGAGGCTTTTTGGGCTGGTATAATTGAAGAGGAAGAGTTTCTTGCTCAAATGAAAAAAGGTAGGCTTCATCATTTACAAAAACAAAGAGAGATGGGTATTGACCTGATACCAGTTAATGATTTTACCATGTATGATCACATGTTGGATATGGCTGTGATGTTCGGCTATGTTCCTAAACGCTATGATTATGCTGGTGGGGTTGTACCCTTGTCCACCTATTTTGCAATGGCCCGTGGCAATCAAAATGCTGTTGCTTGCGAAATGACTAAATGGTTTAATACCAATTATCACTACATTGTTCCGGAATTTCAGGATATCAAACCAATTCTTACTGAAAATAAGCCGCTTCTTGCGTATCGTGAAGCGAAGGAGAAGCTAGGAATTAAGGGCAAGCCTGTTATGGTGGGACCCTACACTTTTATTAAGCTCTCAAAAGGCTTTGATCCTTTGCAAATACCAGCTATTATCTTGCAGCTCATCCCGCTTTATGTACAGGTGCTGACTGAATTAGCACAAGAAGGTGTGGAATGGGTTCAGATGGATGAGCCTATTCTCGTAACATCTCTGTCCGAAGACGATATGAAAACAGTTTCTTACATCTACGAACAACTCCATGAGGCTGTTCCACAACTACAAATTATGCTACAAACCTATTTTGGTTCTGTTACGTTATACAAAGAAGTGATCAAGCTACCTGTTGGAGGGATTGGATTAGATTTTGTTCATGATGCAGGACGTAATCTTGAACACATCTCTACGATCGGCTTCCCACAAGACAAAGTACTTGGGGCTGGTCTCATTGACGGTAGAAATATTTGGCGAGCAGATCTAGCTCATAAGACAAATCTTCTCTCAAAAATTACAGGCCATGTCGATGCATCCCATGTCTGGATTCAGCCATCTAGTAGTTTGCTTCATGTTCCAATAAGTGTAAAACAAGAGACACAGCTTGACACGCTGGTAAAGGATTCCTTGGCGTTTGCGGATGAAAAACTAATAGAAATCAAGCATGTTACAGATTGGTTGCAAAATGGAGCGGAAAGCATCAAAGAAGTACTTGCTGAAAATCAAACGATCATAGAGCGAGTAGCTACCTCTGGAGCTAGAAATCGTCCTCATGTACATGAAGCTGTGGCGAGCTTGAAATCAGATCAGATAGGACGTATATCAAATTATGAACAACGCCGCCAAAAACAGCAAAACGTCTGGCATCTGCCTATCTTACCGACCACAACGATTGGTAGTTTTCCACAAACAACGGAGGTTCGTCAGGCCAGAAACAGATGGCGCAAAGGCGAATGGTCTAATGAACAATATGACCAATTTATACAAGCAGAAATCCGTGAATGGATTGAGATACAAGAAAAAGTTGGGCTTGATGTATTGGTTCATGGGGAGTTTGAGCGAACAGATATGGTCGAATTTTTTGGTGAAAAACTAGGTGGATTTGCTTTTACTAAGAATGGATGGGTGCAATCATACGGTTCTCGTTGCGTAAAACCGCCAGTTATCTATGGAGATGTAGAGTTTATTGAAGCGATGACGGTCAAGGAGAGCGTTTATGCACAGTCGCTTACCACTAGGCCAGTCAAAGGGATGATCACAGGACCAGTCACTATTTTAAATTGGTCGTTTGTGCGTGATGACATTACCAGACAACAAGTCACATATCAAATTGCACTTGCCTTGCAAAAAGAAGTGGAAGCGTTAGAAGCCAATGGCATCACTATGATTCAGGTAGACGAACCAGCATTGAGAGAAGGCTTGCCGTTAAAGAAAACAGAATGGGAAGCGTATCTGGGATGGGCCGTAAAAGCATTCCGCTTAACCACTGCTTCTGTTAAAGACACTACCCAAATCCATACGCATATGTGCTACTGCGAGTTTCACGATTTTATTGACTCCATCAGTGATTTAGATGCTGATGTTATCTCGATAGAAACATCGCGAAGCCATGGTGAACTAATTCATTCATTCCATCATCACTCCTATAATAAAGGAATTGGTCTTGGTGTGTATGATATTCATAGTCCCCGTGTACCAGCTGTGCAAGAGATGGTGAAAATGATTGAGAATGCTCTACTAGTGCTTGAATCTAGACAGTTTTGGATTAATCCCGATTGCGGTTTAAAGACGAGAGGTCATAAAGAAACGATTGCTTCCTTGGAAAATATGGTAACAGCAACTCGAATGGTCCGAAATAATGTAACGGCTACTCCTTAA
- a CDS encoding spore coat associated protein CotJA — protein sequence MSTNRKAFFPFIGPCDPCPPLRIVTFETPPQLYLGFQPPNLPQFEPHKALCLGTLWPALYAPYENPYKGGK from the coding sequence ATGAGTACAAATCGTAAGGCCTTTTTTCCTTTCATCGGTCCATGTGATCCTTGTCCACCACTAAGAATCGTAACCTTTGAAACACCGCCGCAACTCTATTTGGGATTCCAACCTCCGAATTTGCCCCAGTTTGAGCCTCACAAAGCGCTTTGTCTGGGAACTCTTTGGCCTGCTCTGTATGCGCCGTATGAAAATCCATACAAAGGAGGCAAATGA
- a CDS encoding spore coat protein CotJB → MSDHCTFTEEGQQQYYDMLHHIQVLDFVLVELNLYLNTHPDDMAAIKQFNDTAQQSMTMKRQFESLFGPLMNFGNSYSQYPWSWKDVPWPWQV, encoded by the coding sequence GTGAGCGATCATTGTACCTTTACCGAGGAAGGACAGCAACAATATTATGACATGCTGCATCATATTCAGGTGCTTGACTTTGTATTAGTCGAATTAAACTTATATCTGAACACCCATCCTGATGACATGGCAGCCATTAAGCAATTCAATGATACTGCCCAGCAAAGTATGACTATGAAACGCCAATTCGAATCTTTATTCGGACCTCTGATGAATTTCGGCAATAGCTATTCGCAATATCCTTGGTCATGGAAAGACGTTCCCTGGCCTTGGCAGGTGTAA
- a CDS encoding spore coat protein CotJC produces the protein MWIYEKKLQYPVRVSKCDPKMAKYLMEQYGGADGELAAALRYMNQRYTVPDKVIGLLNDISTEEFAHLEMIATMVYKLTKDATPDQLEEAGLGAHYVGHDKALFFHDAAGVPFTATYFQAKGDPIADLYEDIAAEEKARATYQWLINMTDDVDLIDSLSFLREREIVHSQRFREAVEILKADREQQKIF, from the coding sequence GTGTGGATTTATGAGAAAAAGCTACAGTATCCTGTTCGTGTGAGCAAATGCGATCCTAAAATGGCAAAGTATTTGATGGAACAGTATGGTGGGGCTGATGGGGAATTAGCAGCGGCCTTACGTTATATGAATCAACGCTATACCGTTCCTGACAAGGTTATTGGGCTATTAAACGATATTTCCACGGAAGAATTTGCCCACCTCGAAATGATTGCAACAATGGTATATAAACTAACCAAGGATGCTACTCCCGATCAGTTGGAAGAAGCAGGTCTTGGTGCTCATTACGTAGGTCACGATAAAGCTTTGTTTTTTCATGATGCTGCTGGTGTTCCTTTTACGGCAACTTATTTTCAAGCGAAAGGCGATCCGATTGCTGACTTGTATGAGGATATTGCTGCAGAAGAAAAAGCAAGAGCCACTTATCAATGGTTGATTAATATGACCGATGATGTCGATTTAATCGATAGCCTTTCTTTCCTGCGCGAACGTGAAATCGTACATTCCCAACGGTTCCGTGAAGCAGTGGAAATTCTAAAAGCAGATCGTGAACAACAAAAGATTTTTTAA
- a CDS encoding ABC transporter substrate-binding protein, with protein MSRAFIHSFFTFLLGASLLVGCSSEGAAPSISTATPGEQAGVQDQTLRVQNAGDTVILATDKSKSPDSAKNRKDTVVVALTEPGGVFNPYFYHNGYDGNVTSMMFSPLVDIDKNGKPTPKLAEKWDISTDQLTYTFHLRKDLKFSNGEPLTADDVAFTLTVLHDKTYDGETEIAEAHIKGGKAYKDGTAKTIEGIKVIDPQTIEITTEKVNARSLLLLGGQVLSKAYYGRGYEPGKLDYLRTLHTKPVGAGPYKFEKFIPGQEVRFVANEYYYAGKPAIAHFIYKTTDGDTTQFFQTGETDYSSFPANADNLELLKSLGFANINIYTSTAYSYLSFNHSKPYLKDKRVRQALIYGLDRQQIVDAAYQGYAQIANVPVSPVSWAYTEDVNPYAYDAEKAKQLLDEAGWKTGADGIREKDGKKLVLHYLTTKSKVSDVLIPIAKENYKLIGIQLEAELMDYPALVARTDKGDHDLASYSTTMLGDPSDGVAQFSSTGGGSFTNTHGYSSPKVDELLAKSVGTLDIEKRKEAYKELYRALSDDPPFIFLSYRKILSGHNARIEGFDPNGYTGISSSLPNLKIVE; from the coding sequence ATGAGTAGAGCTTTTATACATTCATTCTTCACATTTTTGTTAGGAGCTTCCTTATTAGTCGGTTGCAGTAGCGAGGGTGCAGCCCCTTCCATCTCTACTGCTACGCCTGGTGAACAGGCAGGTGTCCAAGATCAGACACTGCGCGTACAAAACGCAGGTGACACGGTTATTCTAGCTACAGACAAATCAAAATCGCCTGACTCAGCTAAAAACCGAAAAGATACTGTTGTAGTAGCTTTAACGGAACCTGGCGGGGTTTTTAATCCATATTTTTATCACAATGGATACGATGGAAACGTTACCTCCATGATGTTTTCCCCGCTCGTTGATATTGATAAGAATGGCAAACCAACTCCTAAATTAGCAGAAAAGTGGGACATTTCTACCGACCAGCTTACATATACCTTCCACTTACGTAAAGATTTGAAATTTAGCAATGGGGAGCCTTTGACTGCTGACGATGTCGCCTTCACTTTAACCGTTTTGCATGATAAAACGTACGATGGGGAAACAGAAATTGCCGAAGCGCACATTAAAGGCGGAAAAGCTTATAAAGATGGAACAGCAAAAACCATTGAAGGGATCAAAGTAATCGATCCACAGACAATCGAAATTACTACCGAGAAAGTTAACGCTCGATCTCTCCTCTTACTTGGCGGTCAAGTATTGTCAAAAGCTTATTATGGGAGAGGTTATGAGCCAGGAAAACTTGATTACCTACGTACGTTGCATACGAAACCGGTAGGAGCTGGTCCATACAAATTCGAAAAATTTATCCCAGGTCAAGAAGTTAGATTTGTTGCCAATGAGTATTACTACGCGGGTAAACCAGCTATTGCTCATTTTATATATAAAACAACCGATGGAGATACTACTCAGTTTTTCCAAACGGGCGAAACGGACTATAGCTCCTTCCCTGCAAATGCAGATAATCTGGAACTTCTAAAAAGTCTTGGTTTTGCGAACATCAATATTTATACATCGACTGCCTATAGCTATCTATCGTTTAACCATAGCAAACCTTATTTAAAAGACAAACGTGTTAGACAGGCGTTGATCTATGGTCTTGATCGTCAACAAATCGTGGATGCTGCGTATCAGGGTTATGCGCAAATAGCTAATGTACCGGTATCCCCTGTTTCCTGGGCGTATACGGAAGACGTAAACCCTTATGCATATGATGCGGAAAAGGCTAAACAATTGCTGGACGAGGCTGGCTGGAAAACAGGCGCAGATGGCATCCGTGAAAAAGACGGTAAAAAACTGGTGCTCCACTACTTGACCACCAAAAGCAAAGTGAGTGACGTTCTTATTCCCATTGCCAAGGAAAATTACAAATTAATCGGTATTCAACTAGAAGCAGAATTAATGGATTATCCTGCTCTCGTAGCAAGAACAGACAAAGGTGATCATGATCTAGCCTCCTACTCTACCACGATGTTAGGCGATCCGTCTGATGGTGTTGCTCAATTCTCTTCTACGGGAGGCGGTAGTTTTACGAATACACATGGTTATTCAAGTCCAAAAGTAGATGAACTACTTGCCAAAAGCGTAGGCACTCTTGATATTGAAAAACGCAAAGAAGCTTATAAGGAACTTTATCGGGCATTAAGCGATGATCCTCCGTTTATTTTCCTGAGCTATCGCAAGATTTTATCAGGACATAACGCACGTATCGAAGGATTTGATCCCAATGGATACACTGGTATTAGCTCAAGCCTGCCTAATCTGAAAATTGTGGAATAA
- a CDS encoding ABC transporter permease, producing MKTYMLRRLMIMIPTLLGSSLLIFFLFALTPGDYVDTNPKLSPERKMELKALYGLDKPITERYIVWAGNVLKGDLGYSLQYQQPVTTILGQHIWSSFLIAITSTTLTWIIAISIGVFSATRQYSWFDSLVTIGVFAAMALPAFFVGLLAIKFFAVDLKLLPPGGMLTTGSNTTGMAYVIEVAKHMILPVTVLTMLSVGSLTRYFRTNILEVIRQDFIRTARAKGLKEKVITYKHALRNALLPAITLLGFELPALFGGAIITEKIFNWPGVGQVYMQALSLRDYPLLMGFTMFIALLTIVSNLLADLLYGVVDPRVRLK from the coding sequence ATGAAAACCTACATGTTAAGAAGACTGATGATTATGATCCCAACCTTGCTTGGCTCTTCTCTGTTAATCTTCTTTCTGTTTGCGCTGACCCCGGGTGATTACGTAGATACGAATCCCAAGCTAAGTCCAGAAAGAAAAATGGAACTAAAGGCTCTATACGGTTTGGATAAACCGATTACGGAACGATACATTGTATGGGCTGGCAATGTATTAAAAGGGGATCTGGGGTATTCCCTTCAATATCAGCAGCCTGTTACAACCATCTTAGGTCAGCATATTTGGAGTTCATTCTTAATTGCGATCACCTCCACTACGTTGACTTGGATTATTGCAATCTCAATTGGCGTTTTTTCCGCTACTAGACAATATTCCTGGTTTGACTCACTTGTAACCATTGGCGTTTTTGCTGCAATGGCCTTACCTGCTTTTTTCGTAGGGTTGCTTGCCATTAAATTTTTTGCCGTTGATCTCAAATTGTTGCCCCCAGGCGGAATGCTTACGACCGGCAGCAATACAACTGGTATGGCCTATGTAATCGAGGTTGCCAAACACATGATTTTGCCTGTTACAGTATTAACCATGTTGAGTGTTGGCTCTTTAACCCGCTATTTCCGCACCAACATTTTAGAAGTGATTCGCCAAGACTTTATCCGAACCGCTCGTGCAAAAGGTTTGAAGGAAAAGGTGATTACCTACAAGCATGCTCTCCGTAACGCATTGTTACCTGCTATTACCTTGCTTGGCTTTGAACTGCCTGCTCTTTTTGGAGGAGCTATTATAACGGAGAAAATTTTTAACTGGCCCGGCGTAGGTCAGGTATATATGCAAGCGTTGTCACTTAGAGATTACCCACTTCTGATGGGATTTACCATGTTTATCGCTTTACTCACCATCGTGAGTAATTTATTGGCAGATTTGTTATACGGCGTAGTTGACCCCCGTGTGAGACTGAAGTAG
- a CDS encoding ABC transporter permease produces the protein MNTVVKENLETGNKTPSYSRSSLWRQSFKKLQKNKVSIVGLCFLVLIFLFCFIGPLLSPYSLGKINAAMINKPPSMSHWLGTDNLGRDILTRLMQAGRISLTVGLASMVLSVFLGTLLGVIAGYFRGWVDSIIMRVSDILMTIPELPMLFILAAVLSEWKVPSNYRLYIVMIMLSIVGWAGLARLVRSQILSLREQEYIQAAKILGLRNSRILFRHLLPNILPLLIVVATLRVGGAILSESTLSYFGLGVVPPTATWGNMIDSANTLIDFQKRPWLWIPPGLAIFVTVISINLLGDGLRDALDPKMKK, from the coding sequence ATGAATACTGTTGTTAAAGAAAATCTAGAGACTGGCAACAAGACTCCCTCTTATTCCAGATCCTCGTTATGGAGACAATCCTTCAAAAAACTACAAAAGAACAAAGTCTCCATTGTAGGGCTTTGTTTTCTTGTACTCATCTTTCTTTTTTGTTTTATTGGACCATTGCTTTCTCCTTATTCATTAGGAAAAATAAACGCGGCAATGATCAACAAACCACCAAGCATGTCCCATTGGCTAGGAACGGATAATCTTGGTCGAGATATCTTAACTCGTCTTATGCAGGCTGGTCGAATCTCTCTTACTGTCGGGCTTGCTTCCATGGTACTCTCCGTGTTTCTTGGGACATTGCTCGGCGTTATTGCTGGATATTTTCGTGGATGGGTAGATTCCATCATCATGCGTGTATCCGATATATTGATGACGATCCCAGAATTACCCATGTTATTTATCTTGGCAGCCGTGTTATCAGAATGGAAGGTTCCTTCTAATTACCGTTTATACATTGTCATGATTATGTTAAGCATTGTTGGTTGGGCTGGTTTGGCACGTCTAGTTCGTAGTCAGATTTTGAGTCTGCGCGAACAGGAGTATATTCAAGCGGCTAAAATATTAGGTCTTCGTAATAGTCGAATCTTATTTCGCCATCTGCTTCCCAATATTCTTCCTTTGTTGATTGTTGTAGCTACGTTGCGCGTTGGTGGCGCAATTTTGAGTGAATCAACACTTAGCTATTTTGGACTTGGTGTCGTACCTCCCACTGCAACTTGGGGCAATATGATTGATTCGGCCAATACATTAATTGATTTTCAAAAAAGACCGTGGCTCTGGATTCCGCCTGGCTTAGCCATTTTTGTAACCGTCATCTCCATTAATTTACTAGGAGATGGATTGCGGGATGCGCTAGACCCGAAAATGAAAAAGTAG
- a CDS encoding ABC transporter ATP-binding protein: MDGTDKQFFNSERIEHREEQTLIDGSRILSVDSGEEKETVLDVRHLSTYFHTDEGIVKAVHDVSFQMKAGQTVCIVGESGCGKSVTAMSLMGLISGPMGKIVDGEVWFDHRDLLKISAGDMQQLRGNDLAMIFQEPMTSLNPVLPIGEQIMEPLIEHLPVTKKEAFEKAIELINLVGIARPEEIARSYPHQLSGGMLQRIMIAIALGCNPRLLIADEPTTALDVTIQAQILDLLRKIKQQSNTAILLITHDLGVVAEMADYVIVMYAGKVIEEGPVIDLFLHPKHPYTQGLLRSKPVMNQRTDRLYSIPGQVPNPIGLGDSCYFAERCEHCRPQCREKQPQLAPVSIGQKVACWLYEEEQT, translated from the coding sequence ATGGATGGTACAGATAAACAGTTTTTTAACTCGGAGCGAATTGAACATCGTGAAGAACAGACCCTTATAGATGGGTCAAGAATTTTGAGTGTAGACTCTGGTGAGGAAAAAGAGACAGTCTTAGATGTTAGACACCTTTCTACTTATTTCCATACAGATGAAGGGATCGTCAAAGCCGTACATGATGTTAGTTTTCAGATGAAAGCGGGGCAAACCGTTTGTATTGTTGGCGAGTCTGGATGTGGCAAAAGCGTTACAGCCATGTCCTTGATGGGTCTTATCTCAGGACCTATGGGTAAAATCGTAGATGGAGAGGTCTGGTTCGATCATAGAGATTTGCTGAAGATATCTGCTGGTGACATGCAACAATTACGTGGAAATGATTTGGCAATGATTTTTCAGGAACCCATGACTTCTTTGAACCCCGTATTACCAATTGGTGAACAAATCATGGAGCCGTTAATCGAACATCTTCCAGTGACCAAAAAAGAGGCTTTCGAAAAGGCAATTGAATTAATCAACTTAGTAGGAATTGCACGTCCAGAAGAGATCGCTCGTTCTTATCCGCATCAACTAAGCGGTGGTATGCTACAACGCATCATGATTGCCATTGCTTTGGGCTGTAATCCACGTCTGTTAATTGCGGACGAACCTACTACAGCACTAGATGTTACCATCCAGGCGCAAATATTAGATTTATTACGCAAAATCAAGCAACAATCTAACACAGCTATCCTCTTGATCACTCATGATCTAGGAGTTGTTGCTGAAATGGCCGATTACGTTATTGTCATGTACGCGGGCAAAGTGATTGAAGAGGGTCCTGTTATTGATTTATTTCTCCACCCTAAGCATCCCTATACTCAGGGATTATTACGTTCCAAACCAGTGATGAATCAACGAACCGATCGACTTTATTCCATCCCAGGTCAAGTTCCCAATCCGATTGGACTAGGCGATTCCTGTTACTTTGCAGAACGTTGTGAGCATTGCAGACCACAATGTCGGGAGAAACAGCCTCAACTAGCTCCTGTATCCATTGGTCAAAAGGTAGCCTGCTGGTTGTATGAGGAGGAACAAACATGA
- a CDS encoding ATP-binding cassette domain-containing protein: MNELLLDVQHLKKYYPLADGPFQSSKGQVKAVDDLSFSIKKGETFGLVGESGSGKSTAGRTILRMIEKTSGDVLYKGIDLSSLSPKELRKMRPNMQFIFQDPYSSLNPRIRIGDAIGEALLDHGLVSKRNLREYVQQIMSLCGLAPYQYDRFPHEFSGGQRQRIGIARAIILQPDFIVADEPVSALDVSIQAQIINLFRDLQEKRSLTYLFISHDLSVVEHLCTTIGVMYLGSFMEVAPREELFAHPQHPYTRALLSAVPVPNPTVRRERIVLQGEIPSPANPPSGCKFHTRCPYAIPLCSDQAPMYREVGPHHYVACHLV, from the coding sequence ATGAATGAGTTATTACTAGATGTGCAACATTTAAAAAAATATTATCCTTTAGCAGACGGCCCCTTTCAATCTAGTAAAGGTCAAGTGAAAGCAGTTGATGATCTCTCCTTTTCTATTAAAAAGGGAGAAACGTTCGGACTGGTTGGAGAATCAGGGAGTGGTAAAAGTACAGCAGGACGAACTATCTTGCGAATGATTGAAAAGACGTCAGGAGATGTGCTCTATAAAGGTATTGATCTATCTTCGCTCTCGCCTAAAGAGCTGAGGAAAATGCGCCCTAACATGCAGTTTATTTTTCAGGACCCCTATAGTTCACTCAATCCACGTATACGGATTGGTGATGCAATTGGAGAAGCTTTGCTAGATCATGGGTTGGTATCCAAGCGAAACCTGCGTGAATATGTGCAACAAATAATGTCCTTGTGCGGTCTTGCCCCCTATCAATATGATCGATTTCCCCATGAATTTTCTGGTGGTCAGCGCCAACGAATCGGCATTGCCCGTGCCATTATTTTACAGCCTGATTTTATCGTAGCGGATGAGCCTGTATCGGCACTGGACGTTTCTATCCAGGCTCAAATTATCAATCTATTCCGTGATTTGCAGGAGAAGCGCTCCCTCACCTATTTATTTATCTCTCATGATCTAAGTGTAGTAGAGCATCTTTGTACTACGATTGGTGTTATGTACTTAGGCTCTTTTATGGAAGTGGCACCACGAGAAGAATTATTTGCCCATCCCCAACATCCATATACAAGGGCACTTTTGTCGGCTGTTCCTGTTCCCAACCCTACAGTTAGACGAGAGCGAATCGTTTTGCAAGGTGAAATCCCCAGTCCGGCAAATCCCCCCTCTGGGTGTAAATTTCATACAAGATGTCCATATGCAATCCCTCTGTGCTCCGACCAGGCTCCAATGTATCGGGAAGTCGGTCCCCATCATTATGTGGCGTGTCACTTGGTTTAA